A portion of the Symphalangus syndactylus isolate Jambi chromosome 13, NHGRI_mSymSyn1-v2.1_pri, whole genome shotgun sequence genome contains these proteins:
- the KLHL26 gene encoding kelch-like protein 26 isoform X5 — protein MAESGGSSSGAGGGGAFGAGPGPERPNSMADKNGALKCTFSAPSHSTSLLQGLATLRAQGQLLDVVLTINREAFPAHKVVLAACSDYFRAMFTGGMREASQDIIELKGVSARGLRHIIDFAYSAEVTLDLDCVQDVALKTPRTLA, from the exons ATGGCGGAGTCCGGCGGTAGCAGCAGCGGTGCTGGTGGCGGCGGCGCTTTCGGCGCGGGCCCGGGCCCCGAGCGCCCGAACAG CATGGCCGACAAGAACGGGGCCCTCAAGTGCACCTTCTCGGCGCCCAGCCACAGCACCAGCCTCCTGCAGGGCCTGGCCACTCTCCGTGCTCAGGGCCAGCTCCTCGATGTTGTGCTGACTATTAACAGAGAGGCCTTTCCTGCACACAAGGTCGTCCTGGCTGCCTGCAGCGACTACTTCAG GGCTATGTTCACTGGCGGCATGCGGGAGGCAAGCCAGGACATCATCGAGCTGAAGGGCGTGTCGGCCCGTGGCCTGCGGCACATCATCGACTTCGCCTACAGCGCTGAGGTGACACTGGACCTGGACTGTGTGCAGGAC GTAGCCCTCAAGACCCCCAGGACCCTGGCCTGA
- the KLHL26 gene encoding kelch-like protein 26 isoform X2: protein MAESGGSSSGAGGGGAFGAGPGPERPNSMADKNGALKCTFSAPSHSTSLLQGLATLRAQGQLLDVVLTINREAFPAHKVVLAACSDYFRAMFTGGMREASQDIIELKGVSARGLRHIIDFAYSAEVTLDLDCVQDVLGAAVFLQMLPVVELCEEFLKAAMSVETCLNIGQMATTFSLASLRESVDAFTFRHFLQIAEEEDFLRLPLERLVFFLQSNRLQSCAEIDLFRAAVRWLQHDPARRPRASHVLCHIRFPLMQSSELVDSVQTLDIMVEDVLCRQYLLEAFNYQVLPFRQHEMQSPRTAVRSDVPSLVTFGGTPYTDSDRLVSSKVYQLPEPGARHFRELTEMEVGCSHTCVAVLDNFVYVAGGQHLQYRSGEGAVDACYRYDPHLNRWLRLQAMQESRIQFQLNVLCGMVYATGGRNRAGSLASVERYCPRRNEWGYACSLKRRTWGHAGAASGGRLYISGGYGISVEDKKALHCYDPVADQWEFKAPMSEPRVLHAMVGAGGRIYALGGRMDHVDRCFDVLAVEYYVPETDQWTSVSPMRAGQSEAGCCLLERKIYIVGGYNWRLNNVTGIVQVYNTDTDEWERDLHFPESFAGIACAPVLLPRAGTRR, encoded by the exons ATGGCGGAGTCCGGCGGTAGCAGCAGCGGTGCTGGTGGCGGCGGCGCTTTCGGCGCGGGCCCGGGCCCCGAGCGCCCGAACAG CATGGCCGACAAGAACGGGGCCCTCAAGTGCACCTTCTCGGCGCCCAGCCACAGCACCAGCCTCCTGCAGGGCCTGGCCACTCTCCGTGCTCAGGGCCAGCTCCTCGATGTTGTGCTGACTATTAACAGAGAGGCCTTTCCTGCACACAAGGTCGTCCTGGCTGCCTGCAGCGACTACTTCAG GGCTATGTTCACTGGCGGCATGCGGGAGGCAAGCCAGGACATCATCGAGCTGAAGGGCGTGTCGGCCCGTGGCCTGCGGCACATCATCGACTTCGCCTACAGCGCTGAGGTGACACTGGACCTGGACTGTGTGCAGGACGTGCTGGGCGCGGCTGTGTTCTTGCAGATGCTGCCCGTGGTGGAGCTGTGCGAGGAGTTCCTGAAGGCGGCCATGAGCGTGGAGACCTGCCTCAACATCGGCCAGATGGCCACCACCTTCAGCCTGGCCTCGCTGCGGGAGTCGGTGGATGCCTTCACCTTCCGGCACTTCCTGCAGATCGCTGAGGAGGAGGACTTCCTGCGCCTGCCGCTGGAGCGCCTGGTCTTCTTCCTGCAGAGCAACCGGCTGCAGAGCTGCGCCGAGATCGACCTGTTCCGCGCAGCCGTCCGCTGGCTGCAGCATGACCCGGCCCGGCGGCCGCGCGCCAGCCACGTGCTCTGCCACATTCGCTTCCCGCTCATGCAGTCGTCCGAGCTGGTGGACAGCGTGCAGACGCTGGACATCATGGTGGAGGACGTGCTGTGCCGCCAGTACCTGCTGGAGGCCTTCAACTACCAGGTGCTGCCCTTCCGGCAGCACGAGATGCAGTCTCCGCGCACCGCCGTGCGCTCGGACGTGCCCTCGCTGGTCACCTTCGGCGGCACGCCCTACACCGACAGCGACCGCTTGGTCAGCAGCAAGGTCTACCAGCTGCCCGAGCCGGGCGCCCGCCACTTCCGCGAGCTCACGGAGATGGAGGTAGGCTGCAGCCACACGTGCGTGGCCGTGCTGGACAATTTTGTGTACGTGGCGGGGGGCCAGCACCTGCAGTACCGCAGCGGCGAGGGCGCAGTGGACGCCTGCTACCGCTACGACCCCCACCTGAATCGCTGGCTGCGCCTGCAGGCCATGCAGGAGAGCCGCATCCAGTTCCAGCTGAACGTGCTGTGCGGCATGGTGTATGCCACGGGCGGCCGCAACCGAGCCGGCAGCCTGGCCTCCGTGGAGCGGTACTGCCCCCGGCGCAATGAGTGGGGCTATGCCTGCTCGCTGAAGCGCCGTACCTGGGGCCACGCTGGGGCCGCCTCAGGGGGCCGCCTCTACATCTCGGGTGGCTACGGGATCTCAGTGGAGGACAAGAAGGCCCTGCACTGCTACGACCCCGTGGCCGACCAGTGGGAGTTCAAGGCACCCATGAGCGAACCCCGCGTGCTGCACGCCATGGTGGGCGCCGGCGGCCGCATCTATGCCCTCGGGGGCCGCATGGACCACGTGGACCGCTGCTTCGACGTGCTGGCTGTGGAGTACTATGTGCCCGAGACGGACCAGTGGACCAGCGTGAGCCCCATGCGGGCCGGCCAGTCAGAGGCCGGCTGCTGCCTGCTGGAGAGGAAGATCTACATTGTCGGGGGCTACAACTGGCGGCTCAACAACGTCACGGGCATCGTACAGGTGTACAACACGGACACCGACGAGTGGGAGCGGGACCTGCACTTCCCGGAGTCCTTCGCGGGCATAGCCTGCGCCCCCGTCCTGCTGCCCCGGGCCGGGACCAGGAGGTAG
- the KLHL26 gene encoding kelch-like protein 26 isoform X4, with translation MAESGGSSSGAGGGGAFGAGPGPERPNRAMFTGGMREASQDIIELKGVSARGLRHIIDFAYSAEVTLDLDCVQDVLGAAVFLQMLPVVELCEEFLKAAMSVETCLNIGQMATTFSLASLRESVDAFTFRHFLQIAEEEDFLRLPLERLVFFLQSNRLQSCAEIDLFRAAVRWLQHDPARRPRASHVLCHIRFPLMQSSELVDSVQTLDIMVEDVLCRQYLLEAFNYQVLPFRQHEMQSPRTAVRSDVPSLVTFGGTPYTDSDRLVSSKVYQLPEPGARHFRELTEMEVGCSHTCVAVLDNFVYVAGGQHLQYRSGEGAVDACYRYDPHLNRWLRLQAMQESRIQFQLNVLCGMVYATGGRNRAGSLASVERYCPRRNEWGYACSLKRRTWGHAGAASGGRLYISGGYGISVEDKKALHCYDPVADQWEFKAPMSEPRVLHAMVGAGGRIYALGGRMDHVDRCFDVLAVEYYVPETDQWTSVSPMRAGQSEAGCCLLERKIYIVGGYNWRLNNVTGIVQVYNTDTDEWERDLHFPESFAGIACAPVLLPRAGTRR, from the exons ATGGCGGAGTCCGGCGGTAGCAGCAGCGGTGCTGGTGGCGGCGGCGCTTTCGGCGCGGGCCCGGGCCCCGAGCGCCCGAACAG GGCTATGTTCACTGGCGGCATGCGGGAGGCAAGCCAGGACATCATCGAGCTGAAGGGCGTGTCGGCCCGTGGCCTGCGGCACATCATCGACTTCGCCTACAGCGCTGAGGTGACACTGGACCTGGACTGTGTGCAGGACGTGCTGGGCGCGGCTGTGTTCTTGCAGATGCTGCCCGTGGTGGAGCTGTGCGAGGAGTTCCTGAAGGCGGCCATGAGCGTGGAGACCTGCCTCAACATCGGCCAGATGGCCACCACCTTCAGCCTGGCCTCGCTGCGGGAGTCGGTGGATGCCTTCACCTTCCGGCACTTCCTGCAGATCGCTGAGGAGGAGGACTTCCTGCGCCTGCCGCTGGAGCGCCTGGTCTTCTTCCTGCAGAGCAACCGGCTGCAGAGCTGCGCCGAGATCGACCTGTTCCGCGCAGCCGTCCGCTGGCTGCAGCATGACCCGGCCCGGCGGCCGCGCGCCAGCCACGTGCTCTGCCACATTCGCTTCCCGCTCATGCAGTCGTCCGAGCTGGTGGACAGCGTGCAGACGCTGGACATCATGGTGGAGGACGTGCTGTGCCGCCAGTACCTGCTGGAGGCCTTCAACTACCAGGTGCTGCCCTTCCGGCAGCACGAGATGCAGTCTCCGCGCACCGCCGTGCGCTCGGACGTGCCCTCGCTGGTCACCTTCGGCGGCACGCCCTACACCGACAGCGACCGCTTGGTCAGCAGCAAGGTCTACCAGCTGCCCGAGCCGGGCGCCCGCCACTTCCGCGAGCTCACGGAGATGGAGGTAGGCTGCAGCCACACGTGCGTGGCCGTGCTGGACAATTTTGTGTACGTGGCGGGGGGCCAGCACCTGCAGTACCGCAGCGGCGAGGGCGCAGTGGACGCCTGCTACCGCTACGACCCCCACCTGAATCGCTGGCTGCGCCTGCAGGCCATGCAGGAGAGCCGCATCCAGTTCCAGCTGAACGTGCTGTGCGGCATGGTGTATGCCACGGGCGGCCGCAACCGAGCCGGCAGCCTGGCCTCCGTGGAGCGGTACTGCCCCCGGCGCAATGAGTGGGGCTATGCCTGCTCGCTGAAGCGCCGTACCTGGGGCCACGCTGGGGCCGCCTCAGGGGGCCGCCTCTACATCTCGGGTGGCTACGGGATCTCAGTGGAGGACAAGAAGGCCCTGCACTGCTACGACCCCGTGGCCGACCAGTGGGAGTTCAAGGCACCCATGAGCGAACCCCGCGTGCTGCACGCCATGGTGGGCGCCGGCGGCCGCATCTATGCCCTCGGGGGCCGCATGGACCACGTGGACCGCTGCTTCGACGTGCTGGCTGTGGAGTACTATGTGCCCGAGACGGACCAGTGGACCAGCGTGAGCCCCATGCGGGCCGGCCAGTCAGAGGCCGGCTGCTGCCTGCTGGAGAGGAAGATCTACATTGTCGGGGGCTACAACTGGCGGCTCAACAACGTCACGGGCATCGTACAGGTGTACAACACGGACACCGACGAGTGGGAGCGGGACCTGCACTTCCCGGAGTCCTTCGCGGGCATAGCCTGCGCCCCCGTCCTGCTGCCCCGGGCCGGGACCAGGAGGTAG
- the KLHL26 gene encoding kelch-like protein 26 isoform X1 — translation MAESGGSSSGAGGGGAFGAGPGPERPNSMADKNGALKCTFSAPSHSTSLLQGLATLRAQGQLLDVVLTINREAFPAHKVVLAACSDYFRPLFPRPDHSWLAKTPLSHCEPHVVFLPFRAMFTGGMREASQDIIELKGVSARGLRHIIDFAYSAEVTLDLDCVQDVLGAAVFLQMLPVVELCEEFLKAAMSVETCLNIGQMATTFSLASLRESVDAFTFRHFLQIAEEEDFLRLPLERLVFFLQSNRLQSCAEIDLFRAAVRWLQHDPARRPRASHVLCHIRFPLMQSSELVDSVQTLDIMVEDVLCRQYLLEAFNYQVLPFRQHEMQSPRTAVRSDVPSLVTFGGTPYTDSDRLVSSKVYQLPEPGARHFRELTEMEVGCSHTCVAVLDNFVYVAGGQHLQYRSGEGAVDACYRYDPHLNRWLRLQAMQESRIQFQLNVLCGMVYATGGRNRAGSLASVERYCPRRNEWGYACSLKRRTWGHAGAASGGRLYISGGYGISVEDKKALHCYDPVADQWEFKAPMSEPRVLHAMVGAGGRIYALGGRMDHVDRCFDVLAVEYYVPETDQWTSVSPMRAGQSEAGCCLLERKIYIVGGYNWRLNNVTGIVQVYNTDTDEWERDLHFPESFAGIACAPVLLPRAGTRR, via the exons ATGGCGGAGTCCGGCGGTAGCAGCAGCGGTGCTGGTGGCGGCGGCGCTTTCGGCGCGGGCCCGGGCCCCGAGCGCCCGAACAG CATGGCCGACAAGAACGGGGCCCTCAAGTGCACCTTCTCGGCGCCCAGCCACAGCACCAGCCTCCTGCAGGGCCTGGCCACTCTCCGTGCTCAGGGCCAGCTCCTCGATGTTGTGCTGACTATTAACAGAGAGGCCTTTCCTGCACACAAGGTCGTCCTGGCTGCCTGCAGCGACTACTTCAG GCCACTGTTCCCCAGGCCAGATCATTCCTGGCTGGCCAAAACACCCCTCAGCCACTGCGAGCCACACGTTGTGTTTCTGCCTTTCAGGGCTATGTTCACTGGCGGCATGCGGGAGGCAAGCCAGGACATCATCGAGCTGAAGGGCGTGTCGGCCCGTGGCCTGCGGCACATCATCGACTTCGCCTACAGCGCTGAGGTGACACTGGACCTGGACTGTGTGCAGGACGTGCTGGGCGCGGCTGTGTTCTTGCAGATGCTGCCCGTGGTGGAGCTGTGCGAGGAGTTCCTGAAGGCGGCCATGAGCGTGGAGACCTGCCTCAACATCGGCCAGATGGCCACCACCTTCAGCCTGGCCTCGCTGCGGGAGTCGGTGGATGCCTTCACCTTCCGGCACTTCCTGCAGATCGCTGAGGAGGAGGACTTCCTGCGCCTGCCGCTGGAGCGCCTGGTCTTCTTCCTGCAGAGCAACCGGCTGCAGAGCTGCGCCGAGATCGACCTGTTCCGCGCAGCCGTCCGCTGGCTGCAGCATGACCCGGCCCGGCGGCCGCGCGCCAGCCACGTGCTCTGCCACATTCGCTTCCCGCTCATGCAGTCGTCCGAGCTGGTGGACAGCGTGCAGACGCTGGACATCATGGTGGAGGACGTGCTGTGCCGCCAGTACCTGCTGGAGGCCTTCAACTACCAGGTGCTGCCCTTCCGGCAGCACGAGATGCAGTCTCCGCGCACCGCCGTGCGCTCGGACGTGCCCTCGCTGGTCACCTTCGGCGGCACGCCCTACACCGACAGCGACCGCTTGGTCAGCAGCAAGGTCTACCAGCTGCCCGAGCCGGGCGCCCGCCACTTCCGCGAGCTCACGGAGATGGAGGTAGGCTGCAGCCACACGTGCGTGGCCGTGCTGGACAATTTTGTGTACGTGGCGGGGGGCCAGCACCTGCAGTACCGCAGCGGCGAGGGCGCAGTGGACGCCTGCTACCGCTACGACCCCCACCTGAATCGCTGGCTGCGCCTGCAGGCCATGCAGGAGAGCCGCATCCAGTTCCAGCTGAACGTGCTGTGCGGCATGGTGTATGCCACGGGCGGCCGCAACCGAGCCGGCAGCCTGGCCTCCGTGGAGCGGTACTGCCCCCGGCGCAATGAGTGGGGCTATGCCTGCTCGCTGAAGCGCCGTACCTGGGGCCACGCTGGGGCCGCCTCAGGGGGCCGCCTCTACATCTCGGGTGGCTACGGGATCTCAGTGGAGGACAAGAAGGCCCTGCACTGCTACGACCCCGTGGCCGACCAGTGGGAGTTCAAGGCACCCATGAGCGAACCCCGCGTGCTGCACGCCATGGTGGGCGCCGGCGGCCGCATCTATGCCCTCGGGGGCCGCATGGACCACGTGGACCGCTGCTTCGACGTGCTGGCTGTGGAGTACTATGTGCCCGAGACGGACCAGTGGACCAGCGTGAGCCCCATGCGGGCCGGCCAGTCAGAGGCCGGCTGCTGCCTGCTGGAGAGGAAGATCTACATTGTCGGGGGCTACAACTGGCGGCTCAACAACGTCACGGGCATCGTACAGGTGTACAACACGGACACCGACGAGTGGGAGCGGGACCTGCACTTCCCGGAGTCCTTCGCGGGCATAGCCTGCGCCCCCGTCCTGCTGCCCCGGGCCGGGACCAGGAGGTAG
- the KLHL26 gene encoding kelch-like protein 26 isoform X3 translates to MEMRPAWGRRRGACPDSMADKNGALKCTFSAPSHSTSLLQGLATLRAQGQLLDVVLTINREAFPAHKVVLAACSDYFRAMFTGGMREASQDIIELKGVSARGLRHIIDFAYSAEVTLDLDCVQDVLGAAVFLQMLPVVELCEEFLKAAMSVETCLNIGQMATTFSLASLRESVDAFTFRHFLQIAEEEDFLRLPLERLVFFLQSNRLQSCAEIDLFRAAVRWLQHDPARRPRASHVLCHIRFPLMQSSELVDSVQTLDIMVEDVLCRQYLLEAFNYQVLPFRQHEMQSPRTAVRSDVPSLVTFGGTPYTDSDRLVSSKVYQLPEPGARHFRELTEMEVGCSHTCVAVLDNFVYVAGGQHLQYRSGEGAVDACYRYDPHLNRWLRLQAMQESRIQFQLNVLCGMVYATGGRNRAGSLASVERYCPRRNEWGYACSLKRRTWGHAGAASGGRLYISGGYGISVEDKKALHCYDPVADQWEFKAPMSEPRVLHAMVGAGGRIYALGGRMDHVDRCFDVLAVEYYVPETDQWTSVSPMRAGQSEAGCCLLERKIYIVGGYNWRLNNVTGIVQVYNTDTDEWERDLHFPESFAGIACAPVLLPRAGTRR, encoded by the exons ATGGAGATGAGGCCAGCCTGGGGCCGGAGGAGGGGTGCCTGCCCTGACAG CATGGCCGACAAGAACGGGGCCCTCAAGTGCACCTTCTCGGCGCCCAGCCACAGCACCAGCCTCCTGCAGGGCCTGGCCACTCTCCGTGCTCAGGGCCAGCTCCTCGATGTTGTGCTGACTATTAACAGAGAGGCCTTTCCTGCACACAAGGTCGTCCTGGCTGCCTGCAGCGACTACTTCAG GGCTATGTTCACTGGCGGCATGCGGGAGGCAAGCCAGGACATCATCGAGCTGAAGGGCGTGTCGGCCCGTGGCCTGCGGCACATCATCGACTTCGCCTACAGCGCTGAGGTGACACTGGACCTGGACTGTGTGCAGGACGTGCTGGGCGCGGCTGTGTTCTTGCAGATGCTGCCCGTGGTGGAGCTGTGCGAGGAGTTCCTGAAGGCGGCCATGAGCGTGGAGACCTGCCTCAACATCGGCCAGATGGCCACCACCTTCAGCCTGGCCTCGCTGCGGGAGTCGGTGGATGCCTTCACCTTCCGGCACTTCCTGCAGATCGCTGAGGAGGAGGACTTCCTGCGCCTGCCGCTGGAGCGCCTGGTCTTCTTCCTGCAGAGCAACCGGCTGCAGAGCTGCGCCGAGATCGACCTGTTCCGCGCAGCCGTCCGCTGGCTGCAGCATGACCCGGCCCGGCGGCCGCGCGCCAGCCACGTGCTCTGCCACATTCGCTTCCCGCTCATGCAGTCGTCCGAGCTGGTGGACAGCGTGCAGACGCTGGACATCATGGTGGAGGACGTGCTGTGCCGCCAGTACCTGCTGGAGGCCTTCAACTACCAGGTGCTGCCCTTCCGGCAGCACGAGATGCAGTCTCCGCGCACCGCCGTGCGCTCGGACGTGCCCTCGCTGGTCACCTTCGGCGGCACGCCCTACACCGACAGCGACCGCTTGGTCAGCAGCAAGGTCTACCAGCTGCCCGAGCCGGGCGCCCGCCACTTCCGCGAGCTCACGGAGATGGAGGTAGGCTGCAGCCACACGTGCGTGGCCGTGCTGGACAATTTTGTGTACGTGGCGGGGGGCCAGCACCTGCAGTACCGCAGCGGCGAGGGCGCAGTGGACGCCTGCTACCGCTACGACCCCCACCTGAATCGCTGGCTGCGCCTGCAGGCCATGCAGGAGAGCCGCATCCAGTTCCAGCTGAACGTGCTGTGCGGCATGGTGTATGCCACGGGCGGCCGCAACCGAGCCGGCAGCCTGGCCTCCGTGGAGCGGTACTGCCCCCGGCGCAATGAGTGGGGCTATGCCTGCTCGCTGAAGCGCCGTACCTGGGGCCACGCTGGGGCCGCCTCAGGGGGCCGCCTCTACATCTCGGGTGGCTACGGGATCTCAGTGGAGGACAAGAAGGCCCTGCACTGCTACGACCCCGTGGCCGACCAGTGGGAGTTCAAGGCACCCATGAGCGAACCCCGCGTGCTGCACGCCATGGTGGGCGCCGGCGGCCGCATCTATGCCCTCGGGGGCCGCATGGACCACGTGGACCGCTGCTTCGACGTGCTGGCTGTGGAGTACTATGTGCCCGAGACGGACCAGTGGACCAGCGTGAGCCCCATGCGGGCCGGCCAGTCAGAGGCCGGCTGCTGCCTGCTGGAGAGGAAGATCTACATTGTCGGGGGCTACAACTGGCGGCTCAACAACGTCACGGGCATCGTACAGGTGTACAACACGGACACCGACGAGTGGGAGCGGGACCTGCACTTCCCGGAGTCCTTCGCGGGCATAGCCTGCGCCCCCGTCCTGCTGCCCCGGGCCGGGACCAGGAGGTAG